The following coding sequences lie in one Vibrio toranzoniae genomic window:
- a CDS encoding delta-class carbonic anhydrase gives MKSRSVFLGVVMALLSGQASASNANHEPVSDSVIAEQRSQLSENTQGKGFGPQAPRDLGSFEGTNAHLFSDAPDSAAMNLCNIHFHKNAEHKGGEFTQYVGNGDGKGFQSGYKYTGKLSTNELKSFGQKVCPSEHGSLYSGDTIEVHYVYSTAQVAPGETLGACFNDAITNPQLRVETQVYVLVNDDKALDFDTLAKHTKVDGLHQAPNIPKDTGTAIQYSGSTTGPSYNEQGSPFQVTWNVRPQVAKVNIATVGRWCEGNDFNEDHAHGVRNLVVNPELLSPIRN, from the coding sequence ATGAAGAGTAGAAGTGTATTTTTAGGTGTAGTTATGGCTCTATTGTCAGGTCAAGCAAGCGCGTCTAACGCGAACCATGAGCCCGTTTCAGACAGTGTCATAGCCGAGCAAAGATCGCAGTTATCGGAAAATACACAAGGGAAAGGGTTTGGCCCGCAAGCTCCTCGAGATTTAGGTTCTTTCGAAGGCACTAACGCCCACCTGTTTTCGGACGCGCCAGATTCAGCAGCTATGAACTTGTGTAATATTCATTTTCATAAGAATGCTGAGCACAAAGGCGGTGAGTTTACTCAATACGTCGGTAACGGTGATGGTAAAGGTTTCCAAAGTGGTTACAAGTACACAGGTAAATTGAGTACCAATGAGCTTAAATCATTCGGTCAAAAGGTTTGCCCTAGTGAGCATGGCTCTCTTTATTCGGGTGATACTATTGAGGTGCATTACGTGTATTCAACGGCGCAAGTCGCACCGGGTGAAACGCTTGGGGCTTGTTTCAATGATGCAATTACTAACCCGCAACTGCGTGTAGAAACCCAAGTCTATGTGTTGGTGAATGACGATAAAGCACTCGACTTCGACACCTTGGCTAAGCACACTAAAGTCGATGGCTTGCACCAAGCCCCCAATATTCCGAAAGATACAGGAACTGCGATTCAATATTCAGGTTCTACCACCGGTCCTAGTTACAATGAACAAGGCTCGCCTTTCCAAGTTACATGGAACGTGAGACCACAAGTGGCGAAAGTTAATATTGCGACTGTTGGCCGTTGGTGTGAAGGAAACGACTTTAACGAAGATCACGCACACGGTGTGAGAAATTTAGTGGTAAACCCAGAACTACTGTCACCAATCCGCAACTAA
- a CDS encoding methyl-accepting chemotaxis protein, with protein MFGIAVAASMVSTYLISSEKIDEIILNKSQVQAEFLAGNAGYVLENSNNPVQDLQKLVSELKQRNDVSYAVVIDSNVTAIAHSDKKKLNKVYEDSYTVEGATKGVQQYSKWYADVQQVWVFDIMAPIYVNGELYGTFDIGIPITEVSQATNGIISYQLVSMIVIFVVCLVVLSLLLNKLMQPLLVLKNTLHDISEGDGDLTVRLPIKGNDEVAQISSAFNVFVGKVHEIITQTVNTGVELNSTAIALREQSQQALQRGQEQNEQTMLVVTSMNEMIATVNEIASSAANAANAANMATSETQEGHNTIEKTTTSIANLEAEMTSASNIIVSLADNTQSIGTILDVIRGISEQTNLLALNAAIEAARAGEAGRGFAVVADEVRNLATKTAQSTDEIDTMINQLQTEAKNAVNSMSNSKSLIEEGTTETEMARQALEKISTQVLAILDINTQVATATEQQSAVANEINMNMDTVNISVKNGLSASEKLEQSSQQLADLSQALDRYVGSFKI; from the coding sequence ATGTTTGGTATTGCGGTCGCTGCGAGTATGGTTTCAACCTATCTCATTTCAAGCGAAAAAATTGATGAGATAATCTTAAATAAATCTCAAGTTCAAGCGGAATTTTTAGCTGGCAATGCAGGGTATGTCCTAGAAAACTCGAACAATCCAGTTCAAGACTTACAAAAACTGGTTAGTGAACTTAAACAGCGCAATGATGTTAGTTATGCCGTTGTTATTGATAGTAACGTAACTGCTATTGCACACAGTGATAAAAAGAAACTCAACAAAGTTTATGAAGATAGTTATACCGTTGAAGGCGCAACTAAAGGCGTACAGCAGTACTCGAAGTGGTACGCTGATGTGCAGCAAGTATGGGTGTTTGATATCATGGCGCCTATCTATGTCAACGGTGAACTTTATGGCACCTTTGATATCGGTATTCCAATCACCGAAGTCAGCCAAGCAACAAATGGAATAATTAGTTACCAGTTGGTTTCAATGATTGTTATTTTTGTTGTTTGTCTCGTTGTTCTGTCACTCCTTCTAAACAAATTGATGCAACCCCTCTTGGTATTGAAAAATACATTACATGATATTTCTGAAGGTGATGGCGATTTAACAGTCCGATTGCCAATTAAGGGGAACGATGAAGTCGCTCAAATCTCGTCAGCTTTCAATGTGTTCGTGGGCAAGGTACACGAGATAATTACGCAAACCGTAAATACCGGCGTTGAATTAAATAGCACCGCTATTGCTCTTCGTGAACAGTCACAACAAGCATTGCAAAGAGGACAAGAACAAAACGAACAAACGATGTTGGTTGTGACATCTATGAATGAAATGATTGCTACGGTTAATGAAATTGCATCGAGCGCTGCAAATGCGGCAAATGCGGCAAATATGGCAACCAGCGAGACTCAAGAAGGGCATAACACAATCGAAAAGACAACAACCTCGATTGCTAACCTTGAAGCAGAAATGACGAGTGCGTCTAACATCATCGTGAGTCTAGCTGATAACACACAATCGATCGGCACTATTCTTGATGTTATTAGAGGTATATCTGAACAAACGAATCTGCTTGCGCTTAACGCTGCAATTGAAGCGGCACGTGCCGGTGAGGCAGGTCGAGGTTTTGCTGTCGTTGCCGATGAAGTTCGTAACCTTGCAACAAAAACGGCACAGTCGACAGATGAAATTGACACCATGATCAACCAACTTCAAACTGAAGCTAAAAACGCCGTTAACTCGATGAGTAATAGTAAGAGCTTAATTGAAGAGGGCACCACCGAAACCGAAATGGCGCGCCAAGCTTTGGAAAAAATCTCTACACAAGTTTTGGCTATTCTCGATATTAACACTCAAGTTGCGACAGCAACCGAGCAGCAATCAGCGGTAGCGAATGAGATCAATATGAATATGGATACGGTGAATATTTCAGTGAAGAATGGCTTAAGTGCAAGTGAAAAGTTGGAACAATCGAGCCAGCAACTGGCCGATCTGTCGCAAGCCCTCGATCGTTATGTTGGTTCATTTAAAATCTAG
- a CDS encoding HD-GYP domain-containing protein, with translation MNKVTPLLPESNYIQLSELMLSLTTALDMTEGQPPEHCIRCCWIGMHIGEKIGLSESELHDLYFTLLLKDTGCSSNAARICELYLADDQEFKRNFKTVGTSLSSVINFVIRNTGKNKNWLTRITKTIDILKNGDSYAQELIETRCSRGADIARELRFNENVALGVHSLDEHWDGSGRPENLAQQNIPLNSRIALLAQVIDVFQFEHNFETALNEANERSGSWFDPTLVSAINEIAKDNEFSTALTSSNIIDKVMALAPAKASILIDDDYLDCIVFAFGKIIDSKSPFTSGHSERVAFFTDLIAIEMGVSEEERKWLKRAALLHDVGKLGVSNTILDKPGKLDDDEWLSVQQHAQFTKDILSQITPFKNLSNMAGSHHEKLDGTGYPNKLSAESIVLSTRIITTADIFDAITAERPYRGAVPVPKTLDIMSENLNTAIDPECFEALKRALDKLPEELTTLDSAV, from the coding sequence ATGAACAAAGTAACGCCATTATTACCTGAGTCTAATTACATTCAATTGTCTGAGCTAATGCTATCGTTGACAACAGCTCTGGATATGACGGAAGGACAACCACCAGAACATTGTATTCGTTGCTGCTGGATAGGCATGCACATAGGTGAGAAAATCGGTTTATCAGAAAGCGAACTTCATGATCTCTATTTTACCCTGTTACTAAAAGATACTGGTTGTAGTAGTAATGCAGCCCGTATTTGCGAACTCTATCTCGCTGATGATCAAGAGTTTAAACGTAACTTTAAGACGGTAGGAACAAGTCTATCAAGTGTCATTAACTTTGTTATTCGCAATACGGGGAAAAATAAAAACTGGTTAACTCGCATCACTAAGACGATAGATATCTTAAAAAATGGCGATTCCTACGCTCAAGAGTTGATAGAAACTCGCTGTTCGAGAGGTGCTGATATTGCGAGAGAATTAAGGTTTAATGAAAACGTCGCATTGGGGGTTCATTCTTTAGATGAACATTGGGATGGTAGTGGTCGGCCAGAAAACCTCGCTCAACAAAATATTCCATTAAACTCTCGTATTGCGTTACTCGCACAAGTTATTGACGTTTTTCAATTTGAACACAATTTCGAAACCGCGCTAAACGAAGCAAACGAAAGAAGTGGAAGTTGGTTTGATCCCACTTTAGTTTCTGCGATAAACGAAATAGCAAAGGATAACGAATTCAGCACTGCCTTAACCTCATCAAATATCATTGATAAAGTCATGGCATTAGCGCCAGCAAAAGCCAGCATACTCATTGATGATGACTACCTTGATTGCATCGTTTTTGCGTTTGGAAAAATTATCGACAGTAAAAGCCCTTTCACATCAGGTCATAGCGAGAGAGTTGCCTTCTTTACTGACCTTATTGCTATCGAAATGGGGGTATCAGAAGAAGAACGGAAATGGCTTAAGCGTGCAGCGTTATTGCACGATGTTGGGAAGTTAGGTGTGAGCAATACAATACTCGATAAACCTGGAAAATTAGATGACGATGAATGGTTATCCGTTCAACAACATGCTCAATTTACTAAAGATATATTATCGCAGATAACCCCCTTTAAAAACCTATCAAACATGGCAGGTAGCCATCATGAGAAGCTTGATGGCACTGGATACCCCAACAAACTAAGTGCTGAATCCATTGTATTGTCAACCCGAATTATCACTACCGCTGATATTTTTGATGCTATTACAGCAGAACGACCTTACCGCGGAGCAGTACCAGTCCCAAAAACATTGGATATAATGTCTGAAAATTTAAATACTGCAATTGATCCTGAATGCTTTGAAGCATTAAAGCGTGCGTTGGATAAATTGCCAGAGGAACTGACAACTCTTGATTCCGCTGTTTAG